The genomic stretch GTCGGAGAGCGCGATCGCGCCGACCGGGCGGTGCAGGTTCATGCCGCATTCGTTGCGGAGCGCCATGAAGCCCGAATGCATCTCCGCCGAAATCGAGCGCGCATGCGCGCGGGCAGCGCGGTCTTCCGGCCACAGCCGAATTTCCGGGAATTTTTCGGCGATATATTCGATGATCGCAAGCGAATCCCAGATCGTGACATCGCCGTCGATCAAGGCCGGCACCTTGCCCGCACGGCTGAAACTCAGGATGCGATCCTTGTCGGCCTTGTCGTCGGTATAGAGCGGGATCAACACCTCGTCGAAGGCGATGTTGTTGGCGCGCAGCGCCAGCCACGGCCGCATCGACCATGACGAATAGTTCTTGTTGCCAATCACCAGTTTCAACATTTAAGGGAAATCCTGTTGGGATCGCCATCTTGCCATAGTGCGTTGCGCCCGTTCAACCTGTACATCACCTTGATGCCGCTTGCCGCGACCTTTCTTGCCTGACGGCATGTCGCGGCCACGAAGGGTGCAACATGCGTTCATATTGGGCCGATATCGCAGCGGTCGCCTTCTTCGCCCTCGAATGGACGGTGTATGCCATCACGCTGGAGCATACCGCATACGGACGCGACAGCCTGTCCGCCCGCATGCACATTTACCGCGAGGTCTGGGTCCGGAATTTGCTCAATCGCGAGGCCCGCATGGTCGACATGCAGATCATGGCCTCCTTGCAAAACGGTACGGCGTTTTTTGCCTCCACCAGCCTGATTGCGATCGGCGGCGCGCTGGCGCTGCTGCGCTCGACCAATGATGCGCTGGCGGTGCTTGGTGCGTTGCCGATCGATCTCAGCCCCTCGCCGGCACTCTGGGAAATCAAATGCGTCGGGCTGATCCTGATCTTCATCTATACGTTCTTCAAATTCGCCTGGGCGTACCGGCTGTTCAACTACGTTGCGATCCTGTTCGGCGCCATGCCGCCGGCCGGCCAGCGCGACACGCCGGAAGCCGAAGCCCACGTCCAGCGCACCACGCGATTGTTCGAAGCCGCCGGCCGGCACTTCAACCGCGGCCAGCGCGCGTTCTTTTTCGCGCTCGGCTATCTCGGCTGGTTCGTCAGTCCGTGGGTGCTGTTCGCAACGACGGCCGCGGTCGTCATCGTGACCTGGCGCCGGCAATTCGCATCGAACGCCTGGCAGGCGATGGGAAGCTGAAATACGCAAACGCGGCTCCGCGTTCCCGCGGCGCGTTAGGCCCGGGCTTGTCAAAATCTTTCGCCCTCGAAACAGAGGGCGCAGGGAAGACCGGGTGCGCGCTGCACCCGCGGTCTCGTGTGCAATGTGCACAAGGAAGTGCGCACACGAGCATACAGGTGAAGCGGAGAGCATCCGGCCTTCCCTGCGCAATGGTTTTACGGCTTATGGCGCGCTCTCCTTGGTGAGCCGGGCTCTTTTGCCACCATCGCCCGCGAGAAGCCTGCTTCTCACGAACTTGACGCCAGCGTCGGGCGCCGGGACCACACGCTTTCGCCGTCCGCGTCCGCCACGCTCGTCAGTCGCAGCATCTACGTCCACCGCATCCCACCGCGCGTTCGTGACGTGCGCAACGCCCCTCTTGCCGGGTGAGACGGCCAAATCAATAGCCTGATTTGCATTTCGGAAAAACAGAAATATTTCTCGCGAGGGGGCTGGACAGGTTTTGGGTGATTTGCCCGTCGTGTTGTTTTGTCGCAGCTAGGTCGCAAGAATACGCTTGCATAGGAGACGACGCAGTTTGTGTTGGGCATTTCGTCTCGACTTCCCGACGGCGCTGCTCGCCCCAAGCCGGCGATCTGATCGAATAAGCCCGTTCACTTCTGATAGGCAAAGTCGATATATCTAATTCCCG from Bradyrhizobium sp. Ash2021 encodes the following:
- a CDS encoding DUF599 domain-containing protein is translated as MRSYWADIAAVAFFALEWTVYAITLEHTAYGRDSLSARMHIYREVWVRNLLNREARMVDMQIMASLQNGTAFFASTSLIAIGGALALLRSTNDALAVLGALPIDLSPSPALWEIKCVGLILIFIYTFFKFAWAYRLFNYVAILFGAMPPAGQRDTPEAEAHVQRTTRLFEAAGRHFNRGQRAFFFALGYLGWFVSPWVLFATTAAVVIVTWRRQFASNAWQAMGS
- a CDS encoding glutathione S-transferase family protein is translated as MLKLVIGNKNYSSWSMRPWLALRANNIAFDEVLIPLYTDDKADKDRILSFSRAGKVPALIDGDVTIWDSLAIIEYIAEKFPEIRLWPEDRAARAHARSISAEMHSGFMALRNECGMNLHRPVGAIALSDDARANVARIQQIWAECHARYGKQGPFLFGAFSGADAMFAPVVHRFRTYAIPVAPEAQPYVDAMLSLPAFQQWTREGLAETLVIERLEKV